One genomic window of Polyodon spathula isolate WHYD16114869_AA chromosome 8, ASM1765450v1, whole genome shotgun sequence includes the following:
- the LOC121319579 gene encoding single-stranded DNA-binding protein, mitochondrial-like isoform X2, which produces MFLLGEEWVKRRTGYSVRQQEAEDPLERSTAMLRRASMQVFRQYVRYQSNEMNSLILERSMNRVQLLGRVGQDPVMRQVEGRNPVTIFSMATNEMWRSGEGDTTSTDVTQKTTWHRISVFRPGLRDVAYQYVKKGARVLVEGKLDYGEYVDKNNVRRQATTIIADNIVFLSDNLKERA; this is translated from the exons ATGTTTCTACTCGGGGAGGAGTGGGTAAAGCGACGGACCGGATACAGCGTGAGGCAACAGGAGGCAG AAGATCCACTTGAGAGAAGCACAGCCATGTTGAGAAGGGCGTCAATGCAG GTATTCCGGCAGTATGTCCGATATCAGTCAAATGAAATGAACTCCCTCATCCTGGAGAGAT CTATGAACCGAGTGCAGCTCCTGGGGCGCGTGGGTCAGGACCCAGTGATGCGGCAGGTCGAGGGGAGGAACCCTGTCACCATCTTCTCCATGGCAACCAATGAGATGTGGCGATCGGGGGAAGGGGACACCACTTCTACAG ATGTCACCCAGAAGACCACATGGCACAGGATCTCTGTGTTCCGGCCAGGGCTGCGGGATGTGGCTTACCAATATGTGAAAAAGGG AGCTCGTGTTCTGGTTGAAGGAAAGCTTGATTATGGGGAATATGTGGATAAAAACAACGTCAGACGACAAGCCACCACCATTATAGCAG
- the LOC121319579 gene encoding single-stranded DNA-binding protein, mitochondrial-like isoform X1: MFLLGEEWVKRRTGYSVRQQEAEDPLERSTAMLRRASMQVFRQYVRYQSNEMNSLILERSMNRVQLLGRVGQDPVMRQVEGRNPVTIFSMATNEMWRSGEGDTTSTGDVTQKTTWHRISVFRPGLRDVAYQYVKKGARVLVEGKLDYGEYVDKNNVRRQATTIIADNIVFLSDNLKERA; encoded by the exons ATGTTTCTACTCGGGGAGGAGTGGGTAAAGCGACGGACCGGATACAGCGTGAGGCAACAGGAGGCAG AAGATCCACTTGAGAGAAGCACAGCCATGTTGAGAAGGGCGTCAATGCAG GTATTCCGGCAGTATGTCCGATATCAGTCAAATGAAATGAACTCCCTCATCCTGGAGAGAT CTATGAACCGAGTGCAGCTCCTGGGGCGCGTGGGTCAGGACCCAGTGATGCGGCAGGTCGAGGGGAGGAACCCTGTCACCATCTTCTCCATGGCAACCAATGAGATGTGGCGATCGGGGGAAGGGGACACCACTTCTACAG GAGATGTCACCCAGAAGACCACATGGCACAGGATCTCTGTGTTCCGGCCAGGGCTGCGGGATGTGGCTTACCAATATGTGAAAAAGGG AGCTCGTGTTCTGGTTGAAGGAAAGCTTGATTATGGGGAATATGTGGATAAAAACAACGTCAGACGACAAGCCACCACCATTATAGCAG
- the LOC121319579 gene encoding single-stranded DNA-binding protein, mitochondrial-like isoform X3: MLRRASMQVFRQYVRYQSNEMNSLILERSMNRVQLLGRVGQDPVMRQVEGRNPVTIFSMATNEMWRSGEGDTTSTGDVTQKTTWHRISVFRPGLRDVAYQYVKKGARVLVEGKLDYGEYVDKNNVRRQATTIIADNIVFLSDNLKERA, from the exons ATGTTGAGAAGGGCGTCAATGCAG GTATTCCGGCAGTATGTCCGATATCAGTCAAATGAAATGAACTCCCTCATCCTGGAGAGAT CTATGAACCGAGTGCAGCTCCTGGGGCGCGTGGGTCAGGACCCAGTGATGCGGCAGGTCGAGGGGAGGAACCCTGTCACCATCTTCTCCATGGCAACCAATGAGATGTGGCGATCGGGGGAAGGGGACACCACTTCTACAG GAGATGTCACCCAGAAGACCACATGGCACAGGATCTCTGTGTTCCGGCCAGGGCTGCGGGATGTGGCTTACCAATATGTGAAAAAGGG AGCTCGTGTTCTGGTTGAAGGAAAGCTTGATTATGGGGAATATGTGGATAAAAACAACGTCAGACGACAAGCCACCACCATTATAGCAG